One window of the Roseovarius sp. THAF9 genome contains the following:
- a CDS encoding DUF4167 domain-containing protein: MRSSKSRSRNKSNRNRSSLGNVVNRVFDSSGPEGKVRGTPQQIIDKYNQLARDSQLAGDRVLTENFQQHAEHYLRLLGSAQKEQDQRREEQERQNRERQAEKDRERAQRQEQESNGGGDQGKGGQGKNDQGKGNETRSDAMQGDFEGDSGLVETPEDQSGEKPQKPKRSRKPRKKPDEGGKDGGDQGQGGDSDTSTAAE; this comes from the coding sequence ATGAGATCATCGAAGTCACGTTCGCGGAACAAGTCCAACCGCAACCGCTCGTCCCTGGGCAATGTCGTCAATCGCGTGTTCGACAGTTCCGGCCCCGAAGGCAAGGTGCGCGGGACACCGCAGCAGATCATCGACAAGTACAATCAGCTTGCCCGTGACTCGCAATTGGCGGGGGACCGGGTGCTGACCGAGAATTTCCAGCAACACGCGGAACATTATCTTCGGCTTCTTGGATCGGCGCAGAAGGAACAGGATCAGCGCCGCGAAGAGCAAGAACGGCAGAACCGCGAACGTCAGGCCGAGAAAGATCGTGAGCGCGCCCAGCGCCAGGAACAGGAGTCCAACGGCGGGGGCGACCAGGGCAAGGGCGGCCAAGGCAAGAACGACCAGGGCAAGGGTAACGAAACCCGTTCCGACGCGATGCAAGGCGATTTCGAGGGCGATAGCGGGCTTGTGGAAACGCCCGAAGATCAGTCCGGTGAGAAACCGCAAAAGCCCAAGCGCAGCCGTAAACCGCGCAAGAAGCCCGATGAGGGTGGCAAAGACGGCGGTGACCAGGGGCAGGGCGGCGATTCCGACACCTCAACCGCGGCGGAATAA
- the prfA gene encoding peptide chain release factor 1 — protein sequence MVPLDKLREITQRFEYIEAQMSAGTGDIAQLGREYAELRPVVEEIRAYNEVLDGIENARAMLDDPEMKELAAEELDALEEQRPGLEERLQLALLPRDKADARPAIIEIRPGTGGEEAALFAGDLLRMYQRYAEARGWKLEIIEFSETELGGVKEVVANIKGEGVFARLKFESGVHRVQRVPETESGGRIHTSAATVAVLPEAEDVDIQIDPNDLRIDTMRSSGAGGQHVNTTDSAVRITHIPTGIVVTSSEKSQHRNREIAMQVLKTRLFDMERQKMHDERSASRAAQVGSGDRSERIRTYNFPQGRMTDHRINLTLYKLDQVMQGDLDEVIDALITDAQAALLAEMEG from the coding sequence ATGGTGCCTTTGGACAAACTTCGCGAGATCACGCAGCGGTTCGAGTATATCGAGGCGCAGATGTCGGCCGGGACGGGAGATATCGCGCAGCTCGGCCGGGAATACGCCGAACTGCGCCCGGTGGTCGAGGAAATCCGCGCCTATAACGAAGTGCTGGACGGCATCGAGAACGCCCGCGCCATGCTGGACGACCCCGAGATGAAGGAGCTGGCCGCCGAGGAACTGGACGCGCTGGAAGAGCAACGCCCGGGCTTGGAGGAACGGTTGCAACTGGCGTTGCTGCCACGTGACAAGGCCGATGCGCGGCCTGCGATCATCGAGATCCGGCCCGGCACGGGCGGCGAGGAGGCGGCGCTGTTTGCTGGTGACCTCTTGCGCATGTACCAGCGCTATGCCGAGGCGCGGGGCTGGAAACTTGAGATCATCGAGTTCAGCGAGACCGAGCTGGGCGGGGTGAAGGAGGTCGTGGCCAATATCAAGGGCGAGGGCGTTTTTGCCCGGCTGAAGTTCGAGTCCGGCGTGCACCGGGTGCAGCGCGTGCCGGAAACGGAATCGGGCGGGCGGATCCATACCTCTGCCGCCACGGTGGCCGTACTGCCCGAGGCCGAGGACGTGGATATCCAGATCGACCCCAACGACCTGCGGATCGACACGATGCGCAGTTCCGGCGCCGGCGGCCAGCACGTGAACACCACCGATTCCGCCGTGCGGATCACGCATATTCCCACCGGCATCGTCGTCACCAGTTCCGAGAAGTCCCAGCACCGCAACCGCGAGATCGCGATGCAGGTGCTCAAGACGCGCCTTTTCGACATGGAACGCCAGAAGATGCATGACGAACGCTCGGCCAGCCGCGCCGCACAGGTGGGCTCGGGCGACCGGTCGGAGCGCATCCGCACCTACAATTTCCCGCAAGGCCGTATGACCGATCACCGGATCAACCTGACGCTCTACAAGCTGGACCAGGTGATGCAGGGCGACCTGGACGAGGTGATCGACGCGCTGATCACCGATGCTCAGGCCGCGCTCCTGGCGGAGATGGAAGGGTGA
- the prmC gene encoding peptide chain release factor N(5)-glutamine methyltransferase, which translates to MSQTVADLVRHAGVVLKAAGIEDAPREARALVALSLGVAPDRVRLLTDENVQPGAMAKLRDLLDRRAGQRVPMSHLTGWRHFYRHRFEVSGAVLDPRPDTETLVEAALSHPFSHVLDLGTGSGCILLSLLAARAEAAGVGTDVSPEALALADRNARRLGVSERCLLLNSDWYEVVEGRFDLIVSNPPYIAAAEMTELEPELRHEPRMALTDEGDGLSAYRRIVPEAVSHLRQGGRLLVEIGWTQAADVSRLFRQAGFQEVSVVRDMEGRDRVISGVLPA; encoded by the coding sequence GTGAGCCAGACGGTTGCCGACCTCGTGCGCCATGCCGGGGTCGTGCTGAAGGCCGCGGGGATCGAGGACGCCCCGCGCGAGGCGCGCGCCCTCGTGGCGCTCTCCCTGGGCGTTGCCCCTGATCGCGTTCGTTTGTTGACCGACGAAAATGTCCAACCCGGCGCAATGGCGAAACTGAGAGATCTGCTGGATCGCCGTGCGGGCCAACGTGTGCCGATGTCCCACCTCACAGGGTGGCGCCACTTCTACCGCCATCGTTTCGAGGTGAGCGGCGCGGTGCTCGACCCACGACCGGATACCGAAACGCTGGTTGAGGCCGCGCTGTCCCATCCTTTCAGTCATGTGCTCGACCTTGGTACAGGCTCGGGTTGCATCCTGCTGTCGCTGCTCGCTGCGCGCGCGGAGGCTGCCGGTGTGGGGACCGATGTTTCGCCCGAGGCCCTCGCGCTGGCAGACCGCAATGCCAGGCGCCTCGGCGTCTCCGAACGCTGCCTTCTGCTCAACTCCGACTGGTACGAGGTTGTCGAAGGGCGGTTCGACCTGATCGTGTCGAACCCTCCCTACATCGCGGCCGCCGAGATGACGGAGCTAGAGCCGGAGCTGAGGCATGAGCCGCGCATGGCGCTGACCGACGAGGGCGACGGGCTGTCAGCCTATCGCCGGATCGTGCCGGAGGCCGTGTCACATTTGCGCCAAGGCGGGCGCTTGCTGGTTGAAATCGGTTGGACACAGGCCGCAGATGTCAGCCGTCTGTTTCGGCAAGCCGGCTTCCAAGAAGTCTCGGTGGTCCGCGACATGGAAGGCCGCGACAGGGTGATCAGCGGCGTATTGCCGGCGTGA
- a CDS encoding DUF1499 domain-containing protein, translating into MYILTRIIVVLVLALIALGVYVRLAPSYVEDWHNLPNELEPGDGQGRAVRVVPDAGETLERLDAIIRDTPRTTVLAGSVDEGMITYITRSALWGFPDYTTVARRDGQIVLYGRLRFGKSDMGVNAKRLDGWLAQL; encoded by the coding sequence ATGTATATTCTCACGCGGATCATTGTCGTTCTGGTGCTGGCGCTCATCGCGCTTGGGGTCTACGTGCGGCTTGCGCCGTCTTACGTGGAGGACTGGCATAACCTGCCGAACGAACTGGAACCCGGTGACGGCCAAGGCCGCGCCGTGCGCGTGGTGCCGGACGCGGGCGAGACGCTGGAACGGCTGGACGCGATCATCCGCGACACGCCGCGGACCACGGTGCTGGCAGGCTCGGTCGACGAGGGGATGATCACGTACATCACCCGGTCGGCGCTGTGGGGATTTCCCGACTATACCACGGTCGCGCGGCGGGACGGACAGATCGTGCTTTATGGTCGGCTGCGGTTCGGCAAGTCGGATATGGGCGTCAATGCCAAGCGGCTGGACGGGTGGCTGGCACAGCTATGA